Within Spinacia oleracea cultivar Varoflay chromosome 4, BTI_SOV_V1, whole genome shotgun sequence, the genomic segment TTTACCtagaaacggttcgggttgtcgCATGACAGTTTGTTATCGGGTATCGGATCCTAGTGACACAAGAAGATGATGATATGGTTTGTGCCTTTGTGGTTATAAATGGCTAATTTTGCTGATACTGAAAGTAGAGGGTGTGTTTGTTGTCGTTGCCAATTTTGAGTTTTCATGTTAGAAGAAATTTCCTATTTTTGTTGTCAATTCAAAATGATAATGACTAGTTTTGAGTATTTGGGTGTGATATTAGAAAAAGTATTTTCCCAatttgttgtcagttttcaaaatgaTGCTGACTGCTATGTTACTAAGACTCGGGTATGAGTGTCGGATAcgggtacgtgtccaagtgtccgaCACGGCTAAATTGAGGAAATTTCCTTAATTTTTGACCAAAATGAAGTGTCGGAGTGTCCATACCCATGTCCAAGTGTCGAGGATCCGACACGGGTACTTGAGGTAAAACGAAGAGTCCGAGTAGCATAGGCTGACTGAAAACTATTTATGATTCAGAACAAGAATGAGTAATCTAATCATAACCATACTTGGTGATTATTGTCGTCGTAATGTCTGTTGGTTATAACTTATAAATTTATAGATGTCTCATTTCACATCACTGTTTATTCATACAAACTTCTTCTGCATTGCATTACAGGGAACATCTTTGCTTTTGGGCTATTTGTGTCACCAATGTGAGTATATATACCACCTGAATttgtgttacttttttttaaaaaaaaaaacatatattttcAAAGTGTTACATGACTAATTTGGCTATAACTTGTGCGATAAACAGACCGACATTCAGGAGGATAGTGAGAAATGGGTCAACTGAAGAGTTCTCAGGATTGCCATATATATACACCCTCCTGAACTGTTTGATATGTGCCTGGTATGGGTCACCCTTTGTATCAATTGATAATATATTGATCACAACAGTCAATTCAATAGGTGCTATCTTCCAGTTGGTCTACATAACCTTCTTCATAATATATGCCGAGCGAGTTAGAAAGGTTTAAATCATTTCAGGTTTTCCTTGGTTATTGATTTAGAGTATCAGACTATCAGTTGATTGGGATATTAGCTgattgcttcccttgcttgttGGTTGTATCACAGATGAAAATGCTAGGTTTTCTATCGGCGGTGTTTGTTTCGTTTGCCATTTTAATCATATTGAGTTTAAGAGTGTTCGACTTTGCTTCAAGACAGATTTTCGTTGGGTTCTTGAGTTGCGCTTCTCTCATTTCGATGTTTGCTTCACCACTCTTCATAATTGTATGTCTTTCTTTCCAAGTGTTTATACTTAGCTTTCTTGTTACATTTCTTACAATTCATTATTTTCTGTCCAAGTGTTATGCAAATGTAGTTTTTCATTTCTGAATTCTGATGTACAGATTGATTTTTGCAGAGACTGGTTATACAGACAAGAAGTGTCGAATACATGCCTTTCTACCTTTCACTGTCTTCTTTCTTGATGAGCATGTCTTTCTTAGCGTATGGGATGCTTAACTGGGATGCATTTATCTATGTAAGCACCCGTATATCTTCATACTTGTCAATATCTTGTACGTAAGCGGTATTCTttactgaatttttttttgtttgtgttgGGTAATTGAACTTTCAGGTTCCAAATGGGATCGGAGCCATCCTCGCAATCACACAATTGGGATTGTATGTTTACTATAGTAAAAAATCAAGTGAACGTCAAGAACCTTTGATTGTTTCGTATTCATGATATTCTTTGGTGAAATTCACAAGGTACAACTTCACTGAGTCTTGTCATATTGACCTTTAAAGTAATAATTTCAACATCGTAGGATGAACGAGCTCACTTTAATCTATTTACAGGATAACTGGTAAAAAATGGTGTTTTTTTGAGCAACAGTGATATTCTTCATTCTTCTGCATCGGAAGAACCCATACGAAAGTTTCCTTGTCCATGGATCTTTGTTCTTAAGCTATTGCTTCAGGTCACATTGGCATTGGAATTTACCCGTAACAAATATGAATAGTATCATTTTGCTTTGATCAAATATTTCCTTCTTCCTATTTGAGGAATGGACAATATTATTTTCTTTGTATTTGGAAGGGATTTTCTGCAAAGTTTGTAATATTTTTTGGGATAGAAATATGAATTATTCATTGCACAAGGATGCCAGACTGAAAATCAACCGgccttgaacttgtatttgtTAGTTTGACAAGTTTATTACCAAGTATGGAGTTATATCTCTTGCTATCGTTCGAGTCtgaatcctctagagttttaataaaactctacaaggtagagttttatctaaaccatacattttaaaatcaatggctcatattgatCAGAAAAATATGGAAACTTTTgaaaagataatatatgaatcattgatttttcattcaatggttgatatgctcaaactttaccttgtagagttagtattttagaactctagagaATCCAAAACCATAGTTCATTCTTCTGGGCCCGAGAGCCAATCTCTCCCTCGTGTTGGTTTTCCTAATACGAGTCGTATCTGAATTTCTTCTGAGAAATTATGTGTCGTAAATTCTGCTAGACATGCATAAAAAAGTCACACCTAAAAAGTAAAAACCAAATGCTCAACTCAGCCTGATTAATTGTCTCTGTCACACAAAACACCACACACCTTAATCAActtcgcaatttagaaggtggaccatggtgcacatagagcatggtgcaccttaagaacattagtatataattaaaagaacatctggttacgtaaaaagaacatggacatatatttttttatatttttaataaattgtgattttttataacaaaaaagtaaaatattatattgcatgttcttttgtcgtagtgtcatgttcttttgtttatgcacatgtgttcttttggtgcacatggtgcaccatgctctatgtgcaccatggtccatagtccaTGGATTGAATCAACTTGGATATtccaattaattaaatttatctttttctaccaagtctgcataactcttttttCAGCTATCATCTTAAATGGAGAATTTCAGTTATCAACTGATTTCACATTTATCATGCTCCTGCAAATTAATTCTTCCTAGCCATTATTTTCTTCCATAACCCAAGATACACCATTCGTAATCTGTAGACCATGGACAAGAGTACCCATTGTTAGAGGTGTCAATTTGGACAAACGGATCGGGTTGAAACGTGTTCATTTGGCTATCGGGTCTGGTTGAAATATTAACGGTTTGGTTAACACGGGTTAATATCGGGTCGGGCTCATGTAGGTTCAGGTTAATATCAGGTCGGGGTATAATTAGATTGGGTCATATTGGGTCGGATTGTAAACGGGTTGTATCGGGTCGGATTCATGTCGGGTTAGATTCACATTAGATCGGGTTATAATTGAGTTGGTCAGATCGGATCGGATTATAGTCGGTTCGGGTTGGAGCATGTCGGGCTGTAAACGAGTTTAGCCGGATTATAACAGGTTCATATCATATCGGGACGGGTTAATGTTTAGTCAAGTCAATTCGAAGGATACAAATTATAAACAATAGCGGgttattactaaaatcacaattttcaataTGTTTATATTATAATATGGATGTCTTAATTAAAAATGGTTACGTATTTCCGTACGTTTACTTTCCTCATATTTATTGCAAGcttgataaataaataaaaatcaatccACTTCAAACGAGTAAATCAAGCCTATAAATTCTGGAGAAGTAAACACAATAGGTGATATCTAAAATGTCAAATACATTCACTTCAAAAAAAAGACATGATTAATTTAGAAATTAAGATTCAAGACTTGAGCAACAACAGAAGGTGGATAAATGTATGAATGACACTACAAGAACTCTCTTGGGTCAGTAACAAAACCGGTCAACGCGGATGCAGCCGCGGTGTATGGAGATGCTAGATATATCTGCCCTTCCTTGTTTCCCATTCTCCCGGGGAAGTTCCTATTTGTTGTTGACACGCAAACCTGCAATTCATTTCATAATCATGCTTAGTCAAAGGTAGCTTAAACTATGGGTCTATCTCGTTCATATGCAGCATATCACTCTCACAAACTTTTGAAGTAAACAACCCTATGCTTAAATTAGAATAGTTAATGATAATAGGTTAGCACGTTGGAGAAGTATATCATACAGTAAAGAACAAGGATACAGCCATCACAATCTGACAAGGACATTGGCTATTAACTTATTACTCCGTATCATGTTGCTTCAATTATCTTAGTGCTAGCTCACAAGCACATGATCAAGGATATGACGGTTTTCTTTACAAATTTAAAATGCTATCCTTGCTTAAAAAATATACAACATTATGCTTAACTAGTGACTACCAATTCACCAAGATTGCTAAGGTTGTTATTATAACCAAGTGAGGAAAAGCAACCCTTTAAGGAGATTTTTAACCAAATAACCACCGTCTTAATTCTCGAAAACCATCCCTATGTGATACTCCGCTAATAAGAAATATTGTACATGTGGGCAGAAACTGAGTTATAATCAGCTTTAATAATATACAAATATCAGTTAGGGCCTTAGGTGTGGCTTTTAATATTAGACTAAGGGTGGTTTTGTGTTATCTTTTTCCTCAATTTTATATGTATTTCTAATTGGATCCTGAATTCCTGATGTCCAAAGCACACTATCAAGGATATGGACAAAAGAAAAATGGAAAACTATTTTAGAAGGTTGAATACTGATTCAACACTGGTAAGCGGTAACATAAAAGAAATGGCAAAAACGGAAATACAAAACTTCAGAGAATAGGGGATGTAGCAGAACAGAGATGGCAAAATGGATGGTATAAGGATAACTCAATCCCAGCATTTATGAACTTAAACAAGCAAGATGCATGCATTTTCCTCGTCTTACACTCTGACCTTCAATTTGCACATATTTTTTGAAATACTATACAAAAATCTCGTGGCGCTACACTAAACTTGAAGTGCACAACAGACACTAGAATAAGGAGTTGAGTAAGTTACCTGTGCCTCATTCATTCGTGCATAAGTGTCTCTAGGGCCACCAAGGCAAGCTCCACAACCTGGACTGCCTGGTGTATCACACCCAGCTTCTTCAAATATCTGAGCACATGTCTTACCACCAGAACCAGGCACTGGAAGAGTGTACACATCCACCCAGACCTGAAATAGTTCATCAGAGATAATTAATGTAAAAACTTCACCTTTCAATGTTCGTATCCCTAGACCCTAGGTGCATAGTAAAAATGGATGGTTACAAACCTTCTGGGTGGCAGGTACTAAGAAAGTGGGGACTTTGACCTTTTTCCCctgtaaaaaaaatttaatgaaattaacacACAGGTAATAAAATAAACTCTACAACATACTTGATCAAACAAACCGTCCACATACTCCACTAACTTAAGGTGCCAGACTGCCAAACATCATCAAGGAATTTCATCAGAAATGTCAACTTAAAGAACAAACACACTTCAGGGAAATTATAAACAAATGTTTTGATCATGAAGAAGATAGTTCTCACATTCTCTGTAAATTATCAATCTTCCCTcccgaaaaattaaaacaactAACAAGAGTAACAAGCCACTGACAGGATCTTAGTTACACTGACTGGAACCCTTAACAACTTGGCAAAGCATAATACAAACAGCATATGTGCATCTCTGttcccaatttttttttgtatacactacttaattaatgcaaataaaAAGAATAGGCCATATCATAAACTAACGGAATAAAAGGGGGTTGCACTAAAGCACTAAACTACACGGATAAAAGAAACTGTTGTCAAATACCATATGTGTAATATCAATATGACGAAAGGGAGAGAAAATGAGCTTAAACTATTTAAATCTAAACATTGAACAACTACTATAGAAAACCAGATCAAAATTTCACATAAGGGTTTGTCCCTCTGTGATTGTAATTCTCATACAAATGAAAACCCCTTTTCCCCTACGAACATGGTCTTAATAAACCTTAGCACCCCAGGGGACAAAAATATCTAAGAACATTTTCACAAAGTATGAGTTTTTGATAACCCAAAGTATCCATAGATTAGCTCTGTATCTTCCAGTCAAGAAACAAAGAGAGAAGAAATGCAAAATCCAACATTCCCACCAAGTGGTCAGGTTCTTATGCAATGCACAAATCCAAGAGCTTAAtcctagacctgatcaaaaggcgggcCGGACCACGACCTTAAAATTATGGTAATTACATCGGGCCGGGCCAAGCAACCCTTACATCAGCCCAATTACATCGGGCAGGGCCGTTCTAAATGAGCTCAGGTGAACGACATCCCACATCACGtcattaaaagaaataaaagagtTTCAAATTAAATTTATCAGCAAATCAGTAATTAAGCAACATGGGTATGGTCTTACAGAGGCCATAAAGATTTTGGCTGCGGCTAGAAAATCTTCTGTCTTCCCACCGGTACAGGAACCAATATATACTCTGTCAATTTTGACATCTTTACACTCTCTTGCTAAAGCACGGTTGTCAGGAGAGTGAGGCTACAAATAATTAAAAGGATGTTAGTTGACATGAATTCAATCTTTAACAGAGACGTGATCAATAAAGACAGACAGATGAAATGTCTCAAATTAGAATAGTGTGATGTCATTACCTTTGCAACAAGAGGTTCTAGCTTTGAGACATCAAACCGATACTCAGACATGAATCTAAAATCCAAATGAAGAAAAGACATCAGAGGAGTGTTTAAGGTAAATATTAGGCATGCAAAAGTACTACTCAATAGAGCTAGCACGAGTTGCTTAAGAAAGCCACAGTGTCACTTATCTATAAATTTTATacatattttccaaaaaaatgagCTTGGAGTTTCATGACTTCAAtggaaatttaaaaataaaaatccaagGCTTCGTGTTATTAATTACAGAGCTAAATTGCTAAAAAGCCAATGTTATAAACAGTAATACTATTTGCAAAAACGTTAACATTATTCAATAAGTACCTCGCTTGATCATCACTGTAAACAGGTTCATATGGAATAGAAGTCTTGTCCTGCACAAAACGAAACCACCCTATGTAACCAAACCAAACAACTCAATCCAAATAGTTCTATGTATCAAGAAACATGAACTTATTCTCTCTAGATTACTATTGACAGTCTGAAAAAATCATGATATCAGAAAGAATGTCTATTTCTAAGCAACGCATAAATGAGCAGTCTAATAGAtcaatcaaagaaaaaaaatgtaccACAGCAGAGAAGAGTGAGTATCTTCAACAATATGGCTAAATACAACAAGATGCAGCACTGGTCTCTGGGCAATAGGGATTAGGGAGTATAAATGGGTAAATGAACATAACTGTTCTCGGATAATACACCAAGCCGTAGTGAAGGACTGAAAGTCCATAAAACTCGTTCAAAAGTAGAAGGATATTTTGGCAGATAGTGAATACCAAATAGAAGATAATGCACAAACCTCAAGATATTTGTGTGTGGTACTATCAACAGGAACAACGCCATTCTTTCCTCCAGCTTCAACAACCATATTGCAAAGGGTCATTCTATCTTCCATCTAAGAGCACACATATACAATTGTGACTTCAGCAATTtgtagaacatcaaacaaaaatACGCAATATATTGTAAAATTTGGACAATATAACTTCCAAACTAAACAAAATTTAAAGAGTAACAATATAAATCATACAGTCAAACTTTCAACAGTGGATCCAACAAATTCCATCGATTTATATGTTGCACCTGCCACTGATATTTCACCAATGATCTGCAAATCAATCAGATATCAGGGTGAGAAATCAATATATGATTATAGGGCTGCAATTACACAGGCCCAATCAAGAACATGCTGCACTTACTTGTAGGATCAAATCCTTCGCAAGCAAATAATCAGGCATTTCTCCATCCATTACAAATCGAAGAGTTGGAGGAACCTGAAAAAGTTTCAAAAGTatctaaaatatttaacctTTAAAGGCTTAAACAGAGATATGTATGAGAAATAGACAATGATGATTGGACTGTTTGGAATTAATGTATAAATTTTTTCCACATTTACTTCTTCTAAAGAATAATAATACATCCTCTGTTCTTTAGTTTAGAACAATTTACTTTTACGGAAATTTCACATTAATTGCGACAGTTCTCGTTTAGGAAATATTTACATATAAAGTTACAACTTTACCCCTagtatcaataaaaaaaaatgttggaCTACCCCTACTCTTTTCCTCTTTGTTAATCTTTCTGCCAACCCAACTGTTACAATAAATAAAGAACGGAAACGCAGATTATATTGATAAAATGTCATAACTCAAAAGAATAAAGCAAGAGAAATTGTCCTGagtgaaaagaaaataataatccaTGCTCTGCTGAATCTAAAAATTGAGTAACCCATGAAAGCGCCAGATGCTCTAAGTCTGTGGAAAACCTCAGCTTTCAAGCAGAGTTTAAAAAAGTGCGCTTTAAGCCCTGAAGCTCTAGGGAAAAGCCTTAATTAGGTATGAGCGAAGCTCTTGTGCTTAAGCGCATGAAGCCTGCGAAGCGCAAAAAGCGCGCTTTTTGGCGCTTCATTGAaattcttttatatttttattacttTACATTAAAAGCTTTTTTTATAtgttgtttttgtattttggacCACTCCCTATTAATCCTTAACAATAGAAAGTAGACCAAGAgtccaaaagaaaaggaaaaagaagaaaagaagaagacaacAGTCACAGTAGCCGACCCTAGCTTCTGGATAAACACTAtgttatatgcttatttttgtcaaaataaagagtaatactccctccgtcccataatatagtgccattttgaccaaaatcacggtTATTAAGGTATAGGATAACATAAATCATTGTTTTTACtt encodes:
- the LOC110782680 gene encoding bidirectional sugar transporter SWEET2 — encoded protein: MVSSLAVVAYSVFKDAAGVAGNIFAFGLFVSPIPTFRRIVRNGSTEEFSGLPYIYTLLNCLICAWYGSPFVSIDNILITTVNSIGAIFQLVYITFFIIYAERVRKMKMLGFLSAVFVSFAILIILSLRVFDFASRQIFVGFLSCASLISMFASPLFIIRLVIQTRSVEYMPFYLSLSSFLMSMSFLAYGMLNWDAFIYVPNGIGAILAITQLGLYVYYSKKSSERQEPLIVSYS
- the LOC110782681 gene encoding 3-isopropylmalate dehydratase large subunit, chloroplastic-like, with translation MAISQAISSTSSSFFRKNDLGLSALSSSSSNCSQFAASKYRKMKSKKIVSVMAPQQTQRNPSTTGSVKNAMTMTEKILARASEKPQLVPGDNVWVNVDVLMTHDVCGPGSIGIFKKEFGKNAKVWDREKVVIIPDHYIFTKDERANRNVDILRDFVKEQNIKYFYDITDRSDFKVNPDYKGVCHVALAQEGHCRPGEVLLGTDSHTCNAGAFGQFASGIGNTDAGFVLGTGKILLKVPPTLRFVMDGEMPDYLLAKDLILQIIGEISVAGATYKSMEFVGSTVESLTMEDRMTLCNMVVEAGGKNGVVPVDSTTHKYLEDKTSIPYEPVYSDDQARFMSEYRFDVSKLEPLVAKPHSPDNRALARECKDVKIDRVYIGSCTGGKTEDFLAAAKIFMASGKKVKVPTFLVPATQKVWVDVYTLPVPGSGGKTCAQIFEEAGCDTPGSPGCGACLGGPRDTYARMNEAQVCVSTTNRNFPGRMGNKEGQIYLASPYTAAASALTGFVTDPREFL